A stretch of Metabacillus sp. FJAT-52054 DNA encodes these proteins:
- the rplK gene encoding 50S ribosomal protein L11 → MAKKVIKMVKLQIPAGKANPAPPVGPALGQAGVNIMGFCKEFNARTAEQAGLIIPVEITVFEDRSFTFITKTPPAAVLLKKAAGIESGSGEPNRNKVATVKRDKVREIAETKMPDLNAASVEAAMLMVEGTARSMGIVIED, encoded by the coding sequence GTGGCTAAAAAAGTAATTAAAATGGTTAAATTGCAAATCCCTGCCGGCAAAGCGAATCCGGCTCCTCCAGTAGGTCCCGCATTGGGTCAAGCTGGTGTGAATATCATGGGATTCTGTAAGGAATTTAACGCACGCACAGCTGAACAAGCTGGGTTGATTATCCCAGTTGAAATCACTGTTTTTGAAGATCGTTCCTTCACATTTATTACAAAAACTCCGCCTGCTGCTGTATTGCTTAAGAAAGCAGCTGGAATTGAGTCTGGTTCTGGTGAACCAAACCGTAATAAAGTGGCTACTGTTAAGCGTGACAAAGTACGTGAAATCGCTGAAACAAAAATGCCTGACTTAAACGCAGCAAGCGTTGAAGCGGCTATGTTGATGGTTGAAGGTACTGCGCGCAGCATGGGAATTGTGATCGAAGACTAA
- the cysE gene encoding serine O-acetyltransferase, translating into MFKLLKEDVDVVFDQDPAARSYLEVLLTYSGLHAVWAHRLAHAFYKRKLYFAARAISQISRFFTGIEIHPGAKIGRRFFIDHGMGVVIGETCEIGDNVTVFQGVTLGGTGKEKGKRHPTIMDNALIATGAKVLGSITIGENSKIGAGSVVLQDVPDHSTVVGIPGRVVIRNGKKIKRDLNHTDLPDPVSDKFRTLEAEILKLKAELEIVKEGKNENGHQALQHADSQKGRF; encoded by the coding sequence TTGTTTAAGCTGCTGAAGGAAGATGTAGACGTTGTTTTTGACCAGGATCCGGCCGCACGAAGCTATCTGGAAGTCCTTCTGACATACTCAGGATTACACGCCGTATGGGCGCATCGGCTTGCCCATGCGTTTTATAAGCGGAAGCTGTATTTTGCGGCAAGGGCTATTTCACAGATCAGCCGTTTCTTCACCGGAATTGAGATTCATCCCGGAGCTAAAATCGGGCGGCGTTTTTTCATTGATCACGGCATGGGGGTCGTGATTGGAGAAACGTGTGAAATCGGCGACAATGTCACGGTCTTTCAAGGGGTAACCTTGGGCGGAACAGGGAAAGAAAAAGGGAAGCGCCACCCGACAATTATGGATAATGCGCTGATTGCAACAGGAGCAAAAGTTCTCGGTTCGATTACAATAGGGGAGAATTCCAAAATCGGAGCGGGATCTGTCGTCCTTCAGGATGTGCCTGATCACTCTACGGTCGTCGGAATACCGGGACGCGTCGTGATCCGCAACGGCAAAAAAATAAAACGGGATTTAAATCATACGGATCTGCCGGATCCCGTATCTGATAAATTTAGAACATTAGAAGCTGAAATACTAAAATTAAAAGCTGAACTTGAAATAGTAAAAGAAGGGAAGAACGAAAATGGGCATCAGGCTTTACAACACGCTGACTCGCAAAAAGGAAGATTTTAA
- the rplJ gene encoding 50S ribosomal protein L10, with translation MSSIIETKKQIVDEITTKFRDSKSTIVVDYRGLTVGQVTELRKTLREAGVEFKVYKNTMTRRAVEQAELTELNDALTGPNAIAFSTEDVVAPAKVLNDFAKKNEALEIKAGVVEGNVVSAEEIKALAELPSREGLLSMLLSVLQAPIRNLALVSKAVAEQKEEQGA, from the coding sequence ATGAGCAGCATTATCGAAACAAAGAAACAAATCGTTGATGAAATCACAACTAAATTCCGCGACAGCAAATCTACTATCGTAGTTGACTACCGCGGACTGACAGTAGGTCAAGTGACTGAACTTCGTAAAACTCTTCGTGAAGCTGGCGTAGAATTCAAAGTTTACAAAAACACGATGACTCGCCGTGCGGTTGAACAAGCTGAGCTTACGGAACTTAACGACGCTCTAACTGGACCGAATGCGATCGCATTCAGCACAGAAGACGTAGTAGCTCCTGCAAAAGTCTTGAACGACTTCGCGAAAAAGAACGAAGCTTTGGAAATCAAAGCTGGTGTTGTTGAAGGTAACGTTGTATCTGCTGAGGAAATTAAAGCTCTTGCTGAACTTCCTTCACGCGAAGGCTTGCTTTCTATGTTGCTTAGCGTTCTTCAAGCTCCAATCCGCAACCTGGCTCTTGTCAGCAAAGCAGTTGCTGAGCAAAAAGAAGAACAAGGCGCTTAA
- the cysS gene encoding cysteine--tRNA ligase yields MGIRLYNTLTRKKEDFKPLEEGKVKMYVCGPTVYNYIHIGNARPAIVYDTVRKYLEFRGYDVQFVSNFTDVDDKLIKAANELGEDVPTIADRFIDAYFEDVTALGCSHADVHPRVTENMDIIIEFVEALIEKGFAYESGGDVYYKTRAFEGYGKLSHQSIDELRSGARIEVGEKKQDALDFVLWKAAKEGEISWDSPWGKGRPGWHIECSAMARKYLGDSIDIHAGGQDLTFPHHENEIAQSEAFTGKPFAKYWLHNGYINIDNEKMSKSLGNFVLVHDIIKEYDPQLLRFFILSVHYRHPINYSAELLENTKNAFDRLKTSYTNLKHRRESSANLTGDNSEWLLKIKDLRETFIKEMDDDFNTANGISVLFDLAKLSNYYLKETNTAEEVIDALLMEFNALAEVIGISFGEQGLLDEEIDALIQKRIQARADRDFALSDQIRDQLKEMNIILEDTAQGTRWKRG; encoded by the coding sequence ATGGGCATCAGGCTTTACAACACGCTGACTCGCAAAAAGGAAGATTTTAAACCGCTTGAGGAAGGCAAGGTAAAAATGTATGTGTGCGGTCCGACTGTATACAACTACATTCATATAGGGAACGCCCGTCCGGCTATCGTATATGACACGGTTCGAAAATACCTGGAGTTCCGCGGCTACGACGTCCAATTTGTTTCAAATTTCACAGATGTAGACGATAAACTGATTAAAGCAGCGAATGAACTTGGCGAGGATGTCCCAACGATTGCAGATCGCTTTATCGATGCCTATTTTGAAGATGTAACTGCCCTCGGCTGCAGTCATGCGGACGTACATCCGCGTGTTACCGAAAACATGGACATCATCATTGAGTTTGTAGAAGCACTGATTGAAAAGGGGTTCGCCTACGAGTCCGGAGGCGACGTTTATTACAAGACCCGTGCTTTTGAAGGGTATGGTAAGCTTTCTCATCAGTCGATTGACGAACTTCGTTCCGGAGCTAGGATTGAGGTTGGCGAGAAAAAACAGGATGCTCTTGATTTCGTCCTGTGGAAAGCGGCTAAAGAAGGTGAAATTTCTTGGGATAGTCCGTGGGGGAAAGGCCGTCCAGGCTGGCATATTGAGTGCTCGGCGATGGCACGCAAATATTTGGGTGACAGCATCGATATTCATGCAGGAGGTCAGGACCTTACCTTCCCGCATCATGAAAATGAAATCGCCCAATCCGAAGCTTTCACCGGAAAACCTTTCGCCAAATACTGGCTTCATAATGGATATATCAACATTGATAATGAAAAAATGTCGAAATCTCTCGGAAACTTTGTTCTGGTGCACGACATCATTAAAGAATACGATCCGCAGCTGCTGAGGTTCTTCATTCTTTCCGTACACTACCGTCATCCAATTAACTACTCGGCAGAATTGCTTGAGAATACGAAAAATGCGTTTGATCGCCTGAAAACGTCATACACCAATTTGAAGCACCGCAGAGAAAGCAGTGCAAACCTTACCGGGGATAATAGTGAATGGCTCCTTAAAATAAAGGACCTGCGCGAAACCTTTATCAAGGAGATGGACGATGACTTCAACACAGCGAATGGAATCTCTGTTCTATTCGATTTAGCGAAGCTGTCAAACTATTACTTGAAGGAAACGAATACAGCCGAGGAAGTCATTGATGCCCTGCTTATGGAATTCAATGCATTAGCTGAAGTCATCGGGATTTCATTTGGTGAACAGGGATTGCTTGACGAAGAGATTGATGCGCTGATTCAAAAGCGGATCCAGGCCCGTGCAGACCGTGATTTTGCTTTATCCGATCAGATCCGCGATCAGCTAAAAGAAATGAACATCATTTTAGAAGATACAGCGCAAGGAACCAGATGGAAAAGAGGATAA
- a CDS encoding Mini-ribonuclease 3 — protein sequence MLELEKIKNARQLNSLALAYMGDAVYEVYIRHHLLAKGLGRPNDLHRYAKAFVSAKAQAEALKILSEAAFFSEEELEVLRRGRNAKSGTVPKNTDMITYKYSTSFEALIGFLFLEKKEDRLHEIAEEAIKLLEERRHNG from the coding sequence ATGCTTGAGCTAGAAAAGATAAAAAACGCGAGGCAGCTGAACAGCCTTGCCCTTGCTTATATGGGAGATGCCGTGTATGAAGTATACATACGGCATCACCTTCTTGCAAAAGGATTGGGACGGCCGAACGATTTGCACCGCTATGCAAAGGCTTTTGTATCAGCAAAAGCGCAGGCAGAGGCGCTGAAAATTTTGAGTGAAGCAGCCTTTTTTTCAGAGGAGGAGCTTGAAGTCCTCCGGAGGGGAAGGAACGCAAAATCGGGCACTGTTCCAAAAAATACAGATATGATCACGTATAAATACAGTACCTCCTTTGAGGCACTGATCGGATTCCTGTTTTTAGAGAAAAAAGAGGACAGGCTCCATGAAATTGCTGAAGAAGCGATAAAGTTACTGGAAGAAAGGAGGCACAACGGATGA
- the rlmB gene encoding 23S rRNA (guanosine(2251)-2'-O)-methyltransferase RlmB, with the protein MNHEDYIIGRNPVLEALRSEREINKLWMAENSVKGSALQITGIAKERGIIIQTVPKRKLDQMVEGNHQGFVAQVAAYEYADIDDMLKAAEEKGEAPFVLILDELEDPHNLGSIMRTADAVGAHGIIIPKRRAVGLTATVAKASTGAIEYVPVARVTNLARAIEELKEKGVWIAGTDAKGSDDYRTLDGTMPIGLVIGSEGKGVSRLVKEKCDFLVNLPMAGHVTSLNASVAASLLMYEVFRKRHPLGS; encoded by the coding sequence ATGAATCATGAAGATTACATTATCGGCCGGAATCCAGTGCTTGAAGCACTGAGATCCGAGAGAGAAATCAACAAATTGTGGATGGCGGAGAATTCTGTTAAAGGATCAGCCCTCCAAATTACAGGTATTGCGAAAGAAAGAGGCATTATCATCCAAACTGTGCCTAAAAGAAAGCTTGATCAAATGGTAGAAGGGAACCACCAGGGATTTGTCGCGCAGGTTGCGGCCTATGAGTATGCTGACATAGATGATATGCTCAAAGCAGCTGAAGAAAAGGGAGAGGCTCCATTTGTTCTGATCCTGGACGAGCTTGAGGATCCTCATAACCTTGGATCGATCATGAGAACGGCAGATGCAGTTGGCGCTCACGGCATCATCATTCCGAAACGGAGGGCGGTCGGCCTGACTGCAACGGTAGCAAAGGCTTCAACTGGAGCCATTGAATATGTGCCTGTTGCAAGAGTAACGAATCTTGCCCGCGCCATCGAAGAATTAAAAGAAAAAGGAGTCTGGATTGCCGGAACGGATGCGAAAGGTTCAGATGATTACCGGACATTGGACGGGACCATGCCCATCGGACTTGTCATTGGCAGTGAAGGAAAAGGAGTGAGCCGCCTTGTGAAGGAAAAGTGTGATTTTCTGGTTAACCTTCCTATGGCCGGGCATGTTACTTCTCTAAATGCTTCTGTCGCAGCAAGCCTGCTGATGTATGAGGTATTCAGGAAGCGTCATCCGCTTGGGAGCTAA
- a CDS encoding NYN domain-containing protein — MNILLVDGYNIIGAWPELRVLKKDYFAQARDLLIQKMAEYQAFTKYRVIIVFDAHLVKGIEKKHRNYRVEVIFTKENETADERIEKLASELNDIRTQIHVATSDYTEQWAIFGQGALRKSARELLNEMEAIEKSIKKKVKRMENERPPSKISLSEDVIKTFEKWRRGDL, encoded by the coding sequence ATGAACATTCTGCTCGTGGATGGATACAACATCATCGGTGCCTGGCCTGAGCTGAGAGTCCTGAAAAAAGACTATTTTGCACAGGCCAGAGATCTTCTCATTCAAAAAATGGCGGAATACCAAGCTTTCACCAAATACAGGGTCATCATCGTCTTTGATGCACACCTTGTTAAAGGAATTGAAAAGAAACACAGAAATTATCGGGTAGAAGTGATTTTTACGAAAGAAAATGAAACAGCGGATGAACGAATTGAAAAGCTTGCTTCTGAATTGAATGATATCCGGACACAGATTCATGTAGCCACTTCGGACTATACGGAACAATGGGCCATTTTTGGACAGGGGGCATTGCGCAAATCGGCAAGAGAGCTGCTGAATGAAATGGAAGCGATTGAAAAAAGCATCAAGAAAAAAGTGAAGCGTATGGAAAATGAACGGCCTCCATCGAAGATTTCTTTGTCGGAAGATGTCATAAAAACCTTTGAGAAATGGCGTCGCGGAGACCTGTAA
- the rplL gene encoding 50S ribosomal protein L7/L12, translated as MSKEQIIEAVKSMTVLELNDLVKAIEEEFGVTAAAPVAMMGGAGAGEAAAEQTEFDLILASAGASKIKVIKVVREITGLGLKEAKEMVDNAPKPVKEGIAKEEAEELKAKLEEVGAGVEIK; from the coding sequence ATGTCTAAAGAACAAATCATTGAAGCTGTCAAAAGCATGACAGTTCTAGAACTAAACGATCTTGTTAAAGCTATCGAAGAAGAATTTGGTGTTACTGCTGCTGCTCCTGTTGCTATGATGGGTGGAGCTGGAGCTGGCGAAGCTGCTGCTGAGCAAACTGAATTCGATCTTATTCTTGCATCTGCTGGAGCTTCAAAAATCAAAGTTATCAAAGTGGTTCGTGAAATCACAGGTCTTGGACTTAAAGAAGCGAAAGAAATGGTTGACAACGCACCGAAACCAGTTAAAGAAGGCATTGCTAAAGAAGAAGCTGAAGAGCTTAAAGCTAAACTTGAAGAAGTTGGCGCTGGCGTAGAAATTAAGTAA
- the nusG gene encoding transcription termination/antitermination protein NusG produces MEKNWYVVHTYSGYENKVKANLEKRVESMAMQDKIFRVVVPEEEETDIKNGKKKVVKKKVFPGYVLVEIVMTDDSWYVVRNTPGVTGFVGSAGSGSKPTALLPEEVEVILKRMGMDERRVEIDFELKETVKVIEGPFANFTGVIEDIDHDKQKVKVLVNMFGRETPVELEFSQVDKL; encoded by the coding sequence ATGGAGAAAAATTGGTATGTTGTTCACACGTATTCCGGATACGAGAATAAAGTAAAAGCGAATCTTGAAAAGCGTGTTGAATCAATGGCAATGCAAGACAAGATTTTCAGAGTCGTAGTTCCTGAAGAGGAAGAAACAGATATTAAGAATGGTAAAAAGAAAGTTGTAAAGAAAAAGGTGTTTCCTGGCTATGTATTGGTTGAAATCGTTATGACAGACGATTCATGGTATGTTGTACGGAATACACCGGGTGTAACAGGATTCGTTGGCTCTGCCGGTTCCGGTTCTAAGCCGACGGCACTTCTTCCTGAAGAAGTAGAAGTGATTCTTAAGCGCATGGGTATGGATGAGCGCCGTGTTGAAATCGACTTTGAGCTGAAAGAAACGGTTAAAGTAATTGAGGGGCCATTTGCAAACTTTACCGGTGTTATTGAAGACATCGATCATGACAAGCAAAAAGTTAAAGTTCTAGTGAACATGTTCGGCCGTGAAACACCTGTTGAACTTGAATTCTCTCAAGTGGATAAATTATAA
- the rpmG gene encoding 50S ribosomal protein L33, whose amino-acid sequence MRKKVVLGCTECGSRNYTTMKSTSNTTERLEMKKFCGTCNAHTNHRETK is encoded by the coding sequence ATGCGAAAAAAAGTAGTTTTAGGCTGTACAGAATGCGGCAGCCGCAACTATACAACGATGAAAAGCACTTCTAACACAACAGAGCGCTTGGAAATGAAGAAATTCTGCGGTACGTGCAATGCGCATACAAACCACCGCGAAACGAAATAG
- the secE gene encoding preprotein translocase subunit SecE, with product MGRITNFFGDVGREMKKVSWPKGKELTRYTIVVIATVVFAAVFFAVVDLGISELVRLIVG from the coding sequence ATGGGACGTATTACTAATTTCTTCGGGGATGTCGGTCGTGAAATGAAAAAAGTAAGCTGGCCAAAAGGCAAAGAGCTTACTAGATATACGATCGTTGTTATCGCAACCGTTGTCTTCGCAGCTGTGTTTTTCGCAGTCGTTGACTTGGGCATTTCTGAGCTAGTTCGATTAATTGTTGGCTGA
- the sigH gene encoding RNA polymerase sporulation sigma factor SigH, whose translation MNTQISKGYLSKEEFQFLDDEQIVELVHNGDSDALDYLITKYRNFVRAKARSYFLIGADREDIVQEGMIGLYKAIRDFKEDKLTSFKAFAELCITRQIITAIKTATRQKHIPLNSYVSLDKPIYDDESDRTLMDVISGAKIMDPEELFINQEEFDDIEVKMAELLSDLERKVLSLYLDGRSYQEISEELNRHVKSIDNALQRVKRKLERYLELRELSM comes from the coding sequence TTGAATACACAAATCAGCAAGGGGTATCTCAGCAAGGAAGAATTTCAGTTTCTGGACGATGAGCAGATTGTAGAGTTAGTTCATAATGGAGATAGTGATGCACTGGATTATTTGATTACAAAGTACCGAAATTTTGTCAGGGCCAAAGCAAGATCTTACTTTCTTATCGGAGCTGACAGGGAAGATATCGTTCAAGAAGGCATGATTGGGCTTTATAAAGCGATTCGGGACTTTAAGGAGGACAAGCTTACCTCATTCAAAGCTTTTGCAGAACTATGCATAACCCGCCAAATCATTACCGCTATCAAAACAGCAACCCGCCAAAAACACATTCCGCTTAACTCCTATGTTTCTCTGGACAAGCCTATTTATGATGACGAATCGGACCGGACATTGATGGATGTCATATCCGGAGCCAAAATTATGGATCCTGAAGAGCTGTTTATCAATCAGGAAGAGTTTGACGATATTGAAGTAAAGATGGCTGAGCTATTGAGTGATCTTGAAAGAAAAGTGCTGTCCCTTTATCTGGACGGAAGGTCCTATCAGGAGATTTCTGAAGAACTGAACCGCCACGTTAAGTCAATTGACAATGCCCTTCAGCGGGTGAAAAGAAAGCTTGAAAGATATTTAGAGCTGCGCGAACTGAGCATGTGA
- the rplA gene encoding 50S ribosomal protein L1, whose translation MAKKGKKYVEAAKLVDRSKAYPVTEAVELAKKTNTAKFDATVEVAFRLGVDPRKNDQQIRGAVVLPNGTGKTQKVLVFAKGEKAKEAEAAGADYVGDSEFITKIQQGWFEFDVIVATPDMMGEVGKLGRVLGPKGLMPNPKTGTVTFEVERAVNEIKAGKVEYRVDKAGIIHVPIGKVSFEDNKLVENFKTIFDTLLKAKPAAAKGTYMKSVAVTSTMGPGVKVDSASFSVK comes from the coding sequence ATGGCTAAAAAAGGCAAGAAATATGTAGAAGCTGCAAAGCTTGTAGACCGTTCTAAAGCTTACCCTGTTACAGAGGCTGTTGAACTGGCTAAGAAAACAAACACTGCAAAGTTTGACGCAACAGTAGAGGTTGCTTTCCGTCTTGGAGTAGACCCTCGTAAAAATGACCAGCAAATCCGCGGAGCAGTTGTGCTTCCAAACGGAACTGGTAAAACTCAAAAAGTTTTGGTTTTCGCTAAAGGCGAAAAAGCGAAAGAAGCAGAAGCTGCAGGAGCAGATTATGTTGGAGATTCCGAATTCATCACGAAAATTCAGCAAGGCTGGTTTGAGTTTGATGTAATCGTTGCTACTCCTGACATGATGGGTGAAGTTGGTAAGCTTGGACGCGTATTGGGACCAAAAGGCCTAATGCCGAACCCGAAAACTGGAACTGTAACTTTTGAAGTTGAAAGAGCTGTTAATGAAATCAAAGCTGGTAAAGTTGAATACCGTGTTGATAAAGCCGGTATCATCCACGTACCTATCGGTAAAGTTTCATTCGAAGACAACAAGCTTGTTGAAAACTTCAAAACAATCTTTGACACATTGCTTAAAGCAAAACCAGCGGCTGCAAAAGGCACTTACATGAAGAGTGTTGCAGTAACGTCCACTATGGGCCCTGGAGTCAAAGTTGATTCTGCTAGCTTCTCTGTAAAATAA
- a CDS encoding class I SAM-dependent methyltransferase, translated as MSDHYYSENPTVQSNKKSWTYDLAGHSFTFRSDSGVFSKNEVDFGSKVLIEAFEMPEADGKILDMGCGYGPIGLALAKKWPSRDVDMADINSRAVELAKENAELNQISNAEIFQSNLFEHVKGKEYAAILTNPPIRAGKSVVHEILEKSYEYLRAGGELWVVIQKKQGAPSAAAKMEEHFDEVDVVQKKKGYYIIRAKKD; from the coding sequence ATGAGTGATCATTACTACTCTGAGAATCCTACTGTTCAAAGCAATAAGAAAAGCTGGACCTATGATCTGGCTGGCCATTCCTTTACCTTTCGAAGTGATTCAGGTGTATTTTCAAAAAATGAAGTTGATTTCGGATCAAAAGTGCTGATCGAGGCTTTTGAAATGCCGGAAGCAGACGGAAAGATTCTGGATATGGGCTGCGGCTATGGCCCGATAGGCCTCGCGCTTGCGAAAAAATGGCCAAGCCGTGATGTAGACATGGCTGATATTAATTCCAGAGCCGTTGAACTTGCAAAAGAAAATGCGGAACTAAATCAAATTTCAAATGCCGAAATTTTTCAAAGCAACTTGTTCGAGCATGTAAAAGGAAAAGAATATGCAGCGATCCTGACAAACCCGCCTATCAGAGCCGGGAAGAGTGTGGTTCATGAAATTCTTGAAAAAAGCTATGAATATCTTCGCGCCGGCGGAGAACTCTGGGTTGTGATTCAGAAAAAACAGGGAGCTCCATCTGCAGCTGCAAAAATGGAAGAGCATTTTGATGAAGTAGACGTCGTGCAGAAGAAAAAAGGCTACTATATTATAAGGGCTAAAAAAGATTGA